The region tcaaaattgatgaacctatttcagaattttttatttGTGTACTTTTTTCCCAATTTTATGAAGTTTTTTAACCCACGAATATTTTGTATGAGTGTTTTTATTTCACGAGCATATTCAAAATATAAAAAACGGAGGATGGTCTTTTTCCTGAACCAATAGCACATAACTGCCGGAAAACAAAATACTAGCGAGGCGAGTTGATGGAGCGAACGATTTTGTTTCAGCAAGCGAGCGAAAGCGAATCCAGAGGGAGCGATGTTTAATTGGCTGCGGCCTGCTGCTGGTCGTTGTAGACGCCACTTCTCCAACAGTTCTTGAAAGGGGAAAGCCCTAGCGCCTGTAATCCCACTGCCACGGATAAATGAGATCTTTGTTCCATGCTTGCATCACCTAAAGCCCAGCCCACGTCACACTTGTAGAAAAGATATGCTGAAGACCCCTAAAAAAATACCTGCTACAACCTCAAAAAAATATGAAGAAATGTTGAGATGCACACAACTGAGAGGACATTTGAGGAAGGTGGTATACCTCAATATGCAACCATATAGTGAAACTGCTCTGGATTGCACAATTTTCTGAAGTCAAATTTGAAATCATATGGccgcttcaaaattttgaagatagGTTTTGTGGCTTTTTTCCCGTAGAATAAAAATGTGGATTTATAGATGTTTTAGTTATTTCCTTGTGTAATGCAGGGCCTTAAATATATAATACTATGTATATATTTGGTGCGAACTTGGAGTTTGTGACAATGGAAATATTAAAAAAAATTGGTGCCAAATTGAAGTCAAAATAATTGTGGACTGCGACGCCTTACAGGGAATCTGACTTACAAATAAGCCTCCGATGGGAGAACACACCACCATCGCCATGTGGGATAGACCACGAGCTGAAACGCTTATtcgtttttggaattttttttgtaaAAAAACATCATCTTTATTTTAGACGGCTCAAATCAGATCTAGTTGTGCTCTTTATATATATTGGCATACAGAAATATCAACATCTCCAGTAtcaaataaataaatataaaaatacATTTCACAATAAATAACTTGGTATATTAAATGTTAATATTTATTATTTAATATAAAGTTCATCAAATATGGGAAAGTTTGAAATTCAATCAAAAAGATTAATGCACTTTAAACTTTAAGAACGAAAAGGGGGTACTCGATTCTCCTTTGGAAGACAAATCACAGCCTCCAAAAGCGCAAAATGGTCAAGCGAAACTTTAGGAAGGAATTGTACAGACAAGTAGCTTAACAACACTGGTGAGACTGAACGTGCAAACTACACGAGCACGGGGATACAACGATATTACTATCAGGCGACTATCCACAAATTCATCTAGAGTGTTAATCATGTCGCCTGTAGGAAATAAAGCATCCTCTTTAAAAGTTTGCTGCCTCATTTGTAGAAGTCAAAGTCTGACTCAGGCTTCTTGACGTTGGTTCGGTAACCCTTCTCGAAGTCCTTGGGGAGGATAACATACCGATTTTTGCGGACAGCATGCATGCCAGCTTCCTGGCAAATAGCAGTGATctgaaaaagaatgacacaatgaaCATCAAAAAAGGAAGGAGGAAAAGGGTGCATAATTTATAATATAGATGTACTACATGACATGTCATAATAAGGTGATGCTACTGCTATTACAAGTGTCAATATGAAACGAATGTAAGGTGGGCAGAATGTACATTAACTATGATGAACTTTAGAGTAAAGGATTTGCAGAATTGTTATCAATTATCATGGCGTAATTGATCTGAGGCAATGAATTTCCTGTGTTGCAGTAGTACGAGTGAAGAGACTGTTCAACATAGTGAGAAGGCACTCACATCAGCAGCACTGATTTTATCAGGTCTGGAGACATAATCTTCCAAATCAACCTCGTCACTCAAGTTCATCTTAGCAGTACAAACCTGAAACAAAGGAGGCCATCATAAATATCAGATGCAAACGAAATATAATCCAAGAAGAGGTTCAAGAAACTAAGATTTTCAGTAGTTAAATTTGGTCTTAGATGCAAGCTTataactaattaggtactagttggaGCTCTAGGTCAATTTAGGTACCAAAAAATAATCCTTGCAACCAAAAGATGTGCCTTGTTCACCACTttcttttaaaaaaagaaaaatgttTGAGAGCCATCTACTGCTCTAAAGAAAATGACTGCAAGTGCAAGAACTATGAATACAAGACCATCAAGGCATCAATACAATCTACTACACTGAAATTACTATGTAATATAGAGAAGACTTTCCAAACAACTATCAGTAATATTTTGAAAAGCATACCATGTAAAGTATTTACAAAGAAACTTACTTGGAAAACAAGCCTCTTCTGCCTCCGGTCCGGCAGGGGGAACTCGATTTTCCTGTCCAGTCTTCCTGGACGCAACAGAGCAGGATCTAGAGTATCTGCCCGATTGGTTGCCATTATAACCTTCACATTCACTGTTTGATCAAATCCATCCATCTGCATACAAAGTTCACAATGAGATACTCAAACCCCTCAAGGCATGAGAAAGTTGCATGTAATAGTCTTAACAATAGCCTTTTCCAAAAGTTACTTCCTATCCTAAAAAAGTCACAGATATTATTCCTAAGGGTGGGCACACATTTTGTAAAATCAGAACTAAACAACTGGGCTTTACAATCTAAgtgtttttcttttttcatttgcaTCTATATGCATGTCCGAAATGCATGATATTCTAGGATTAGTGGCAAACAACCTGAATTCCAGCAAACCAAGTACAGCTAGAAACTTTACCTGATTCAGTAGCTCCATCAGAATACGCTGAACTTCTCGGTCAGCCCCGGTCTGAGCATCGAATCGAGCAGTGGCTATAGCATCAACCTCATCAATGAATATTATAGCCGGGGCATTCTCTTTAGCTAAGCGGAATACATCTCGAACCATCCTTGGGCCCTAAGGTGAGATAAATGATACAATGCATCAACAAAAGAACTGATAGGTAGCAAACCGGAGAAAAGCTTcaggtagcaaattcttgtgtcaaGTGTAATGTATGAACCACTACCAGAAACATTAAGAAGCAATACGTAATATCACTGACAGCATGAATCATAGGCTATATTAACAGTAGTTTACTTGCGTTGGTAATGCATACAGTAACTATATATTTTTTGCATGCAAGATGTAATTCGTGTATACAGAATACAAACAAAAAAAAGTTGTGTCAGATGTTCACACTTCACAGGCACTGCTTAGGTAGTTTTATTCTTGTAACCTTGTGTTAAAAGATCTCTCCGGAACACTTCAGTTCAAACACGTGCAAAAAAATTGCGCTGGAAATATTGAGCATAAAcaagaaaacctaacaaactaggcatCTATTACATGGTCAACGCTTAACACATGCAATGTTTTTTGTAAGAACGAAAGGAGAACTGAGTGCAGAAACAAGGTTTAATATATGCATGTTACAACTATCCGCATCTTACCTCACCCAAGTACTTCTGCACAAACTCTGAACCAACCACTCTGATAAAAGCAGCAGTAGTGTGATGCGCCACAGCTTTAGCAAGCATGGTCTTGCCAGTGCCTGGAGGACCATAGAGCAGCACCCCTCTTGGTGGATCAATACCAATCTGCTTGTACAATTCATGGTGTGTCAATGGTAGCTCAACTGCCTCCCGAATTTCTTGTTTTTGGATATCACATCCTCCAATGTCCTGAACATAACAGAACATAGCATATTGTTATTGACTTCTTTTTAATTCACTGTATGAAACAACTTCCATAATTCACAAAGATACAGACTTCATAAATTGAAAAGTTATGGTCATGTTATGCACACGATTCTCAGGAAATAAAGTGTTCAATCTTGGCCGGTCTTAAGGATAGGAAAAAACGACACAGGATCAAATCAATGCATGGGCATACAGATGCTGAAGTAAGAAAGCCACAAATAGCATAAAATTTAAAGGATTTATTAGACCATTCCTACAGTAGTATGGTAATTTGAGATCGTCTATTATGTTGGCTagagtagttttattttataacctACTAAAAGGAAATGCACCGGCAGTACTAAAATTGCCGGTCAGTCTCCAGAACTGATCCCAGCATTTTAAAGAGTAGCAAACAAGAAAAAATGTGGAAGCAAGTCAACACATAGcaatcttttcttgtttatcagaaaTGCGGCACTTCTACTACCAGCATAAAAGCTGCAGAGATTATATACATACATAACTGCTGAAACAACTGAAGCACACTTGAATTTCCAGCAAAGCAATTCCTTCGCAAACATCGCCAATATCTACTACTATAGCGCAACCAGTTCATATCTACTAAAAGGATGCCATAATCTACATGAAGTATGCACAAATTGAACACAGGCCACAGGCAAATCCAACATTCCACCAATCTATCTGCCAATATCTTCTGTCCATTGAACAATTATCAACCATTAAACTATGACTCTACTGCTACTACTATTATTATTATGGCCAAATAACTGAGAATTGAAGCAGATAACATACATGTTACAGAGGCCAGCTAGTGTGAATCCTAAAGTGGTCAAGAAATTCAGGATCCCAAATGTATCAGGGTTGGCAAATCGAAGGCAACAATCCTAATAAACATAAAATTGAGCTAGGGCGCACACGGATCTGAGGAACCCATACCGAGTACAGGACGTCGGGCTTCTCCGACGAGGCGAGGAGCGAGATGCTGGAG is a window of Triticum dicoccoides isolate Atlit2015 ecotype Zavitan chromosome 2B, WEW_v2.0, whole genome shotgun sequence DNA encoding:
- the LOC119362214 gene encoding 26S proteasome regulatory subunit 6B homolog, which encodes MSAAAVAPSPAAPLPSAPPPSYPAAPPAPSAEDDDDLYGRLKSLQRHMEFVEIQEEYVKDEQKNLKRELLRAQEEVKRIQSVPLVIGQFMEMVDGNNGIVGSTTGSNYYVRILSTINRELLKPSASVALHRHSNALVDVLPPEADSSISLLASSEKPDVLYSDIGGCDIQKQEIREAVELPLTHHELYKQIGIDPPRGVLLYGPPGTGKTMLAKAVAHHTTAAFIRVVGSEFVQKYLGEGPRMVRDVFRLAKENAPAIIFIDEVDAIATARFDAQTGADREVQRILMELLNQMDGFDQTVNVKVIMATNRADTLDPALLRPGRLDRKIEFPLPDRRQKRLVFQVCTAKMNLSDEVDLEDYVSRPDKISAADITAICQEAGMHAVRKNRYVILPKDFEKGYRTNVKKPESDFDFYK